The genomic region TGgactaatatttgtttttgtgcatgTGTTTAACTGGGAAAGTGACAATATCCTTTGGCGTACTTCAGTGAATCGTCAGACGAACATTTTGTATGTAAAGGCATTTCACCCCTACATTTGTACACTCTCTTATTACgcgtatgtttgtacatacgtGGGtgcgtgtttatgtgtgtgtgatgtAATTTGAACATGCTCTTAAAGCCAAATATGCTCTTTGATGACGATGGAAACgtttaacaaattttacatttatagcGACTAACAGATGACAATGCATCGGCCGTCCCGTCTCCTACTCCCAGTGTAGCAGGAATCCAAAATGATGATGACGATATCACCGCTATCAAAGCAGCTGCAATGGGTATACGGACTCGATCCGGACGTACGATTAAGCGTACTGGTATTCAACCCACAGCCGAAGTGCCGCTTAAAAAGCCAAATAAATTGGAACAGActccattacaacaacaaaaactagtaCAATTTATCAAAAAGGGACCAATGTCCCCAAGGAAAAAAGCAACACCAATTATTGAAATGCAAAAGAAGAATGAAGAAACACCAAGCGCTAATACAGCCATAAAGATAGCAAATGCCTTTGCATCTAAGGACAATGCAACAAATGTACTACGAGGACTCAAAACTCcaacaaaacaaattataaaaggCTCTGGTGTTACACCTCTAAAGCACGATGACTTGAAGGGTCTCGTACGGAAGGAATTAAATTTCGATGAAGTAAAAACGAAATTATCGCGCAGTGCTAAATTGCAGGAATTAAAAGCTTCTCTATCACGCATTCAAGATCTTGAAAAGACGCGTAAAGCACAAGAAGACCGTAATCGTCGTATACGTGACGGTCAAAGCGTCTCGCcattaaagaaaacaacaaccCTTGTTCAGCTTAAGGAATTCGATACGATTGAATTGGAAGTATTGACTAGGTAAGTTTAAGAACACTGACCAATCcaacctattttttatattatataacttCATTGAATCGAGTTCCCCAATTTTACATACTTTATGTGGCCTACAACGATAACCCGATAAAGTATTGAGGTCatataagttattttttatttaactgctCTCACTGGTATAAAAGACTGTCGAGTGTTAAACTGCTGTCACTGCATTTACCAACGGTCTGATGGTCATTCAGTTAGCTATGTAATTCACGGCGTTACTCTACGTCATtgtcaaacatttaaattttttgttctctTCCTAGTAGCTTGCATGCTTCTTTTGCTTAGCGTTGCAGTTGGAAGCAAATAAAAGCAGAAATACTCTTGTTTACATTCTTGCAATACTGCCTGGCTATTACATGctagcatatacataaatgtataccCAAATTATATCAAGAATCTTTTTATTTCCTCTTACATGACTTTGACTTAACTTATGTATCTCTTTCACATTCCAatgctcaattttttttgttggtttttcacATTGTTTTATCCTTGTATCGAGGGTTGTTTTTGTAACGGCCGGTTGCTGTCGTGGtttacaatttcttcaaaagtgaaGTCAGGTAGCTAAGAATGAACATccataaatacaatttatctGGTACAGTACAGCAGACCCGATGTAATAAAAAAggcatgtaaatatatgtaaaaacgGCTGTAAATACTTCTGTGTATAGTAGCATTTCTGtatgatgaaaaattaaaatgttcttGGATAGATAGGTGCATTAATCTTATGTCTTTTACTTCAATTTTTAATCTTTGAATCAATCTTTTTGCCGTTGTGTTATGTCACCTATGAGTTTCTTCAGTTTTATAATTTATctcatatattatttatgaatggAGGATATTTTACggattatattttatttatttatttattttttcacttgaaATTCTCCTGCAAGttatacttttgtttttattgcagtCCGGCAAAAACATTCAAGACCCCCACCAAAATACCACCACCAACACCAGATAAAAATGAGCTTATGTCACCACGTCATACAGATGTGTCGAAACGCATCCTCTTTAGCCCCGCAAAGCAGGGTTCGCCGGCAAAAGTTGTGGTGCCACCTGCTTACCAGCGCTTTATGAGCCTTGCCGAGTCAAGCAAAGCTGGCCAGTTGCCTTTGCCATTTAAATATCGTAATCTTATTGAAGTATTCAAGGGAGTGGACTCCGTGTGCGCTATGTTCCACAATCGCAAGGAATGCATTacgtttaaaaaattgaaaccgGCCGTGCAAAGGATGCTGCGTAAGAATTTCACAGAAACCCATTTGGCACAAATTAAGCATGTGTATCCCGAGgcgtttattttttcacaaatgaaAATGCGCAATTATGGTTCCGTATCAAAGGCGGACTATTTCCAATTAGTTATTTGTCCAAATGTCGACGGCAACTCGTCGGAAAAAGTAAAGAGTCATATTTTAGAGGAAAATGATGCTGCCGATAATATTTTGAATGTGGCTCAAACATGCGTAATGAATCCGCAAGTTATGACTGACCGTTTGCAGCGTTTTACAAATACTATGTTACAACGCGTTTTAAATGAGCACGAAAAGTTCTTGCACACACTTGATCCGCCGATCCGCATACCTAAGTCAAAAGTGACGCGTTGGCATCCGGATTTTGAACTAGAAAACTGTCCAGAAATTGAATGCGCTCATTTGCCGCAGCCACCGAATGTGGAGAAGTATTCGTCGGCGCGCGATATATTGTCTACAGCACGTAATCTTTTCAATTGTGCAACACCAATGGAGCGAGCACTAGAACGTTACGAAGCTAAGATGGAAGCAACACGAGTGGCAGAAGAGAATGCAAATAATGCCTCTAAAGTCACCTCTACGACTGACACAAAAGGCACCACACATGAAAGTAAAGATCGTTTGGCGACAACTATCAAATCCGCAGCTCTGGCTACAGTGACAACTGAAACTTCTGCAATTAAAACAACTCCTGCACCCGCTGAGGCTTACCAAAACCCAGTTGTCACTGGAAATGATGTCACTTCTAATTTATTGAAAGGTGTGCCTAAATCGTTGCTAGAGAAAATACGCGCCAAGCAAGCGGCCAAAGCACTAGATGCTATGACAAGGCGACCCTCACAAGATCAGGAAGCCACTATGTACTCACGCCTTCCAGAATTGGCCCGTCATCTGCGTAACGTTTTTATTACCGAGCGCAAGGGTGTGCTCATGCTGGAAATCGTCATAAAAAAGATTCAAAATAGTTATCGTGCGTGTTTGACGGCACAAGAATTGGAGGCTCATTTAAAGCTTATGGCCAAAGAGGTGTCTGCATGGGTGTCCTTTCACGAGGTACGTAAGACAATGTACCTTAAAATAGCAcgggaaatggaattgaaaaaagttattgcCAAACTGGAAGAAGTAGCAAATGAAAAGagcaaataattcaaaatgaaaatatattttttatataataaaattttgttatattattaagCAGACACAAAGTTATGTACtggtaatttatttaatattatgagttttatatataacataaaattatgcaaattactgaaaagtttttgttgtcAATTTATAATTCCTCAAAGTTAATTGTCctaagaattatttaaaatttccatcCTAATTTTGTCCCTTAGTATCGCCTcattaaaacaatatatttgtatctttagatttaaatctgaaaacaaaagagttagttatattttataggctaaatgccacataatattttactttcatGTAATAAGTTCTCCAATATTCATAAAAGATTGCATATTCTCATATTGCATGGAAACAAAGTGATGTCAACATTTGTGGAAACAATATGTAGTCACCGAATAGTTAATTGTAAGCATTTTCATTTCCCAAGTGATACTCATGTAACCGTTATATATTCATTACATCACCTTACTTTTCTTTGTAAAACTAACATCGATGTCTCCatttgttataattaaaaaatcattatgtAAGTGATTCCAAATAAAGACtaatcattaaaatatttaccaagtAGTTTTAGAGAATGCTACCCGGTTGGCCCAGTATTAATTCGATTCGCTGTTATGAAAAACTGAATGTAGTTGGATTGATGAATTATTTAATCCAACAACTGGTGAACTCGTACTCTTTTTAGGGATAAGAAATTCATTGGCTTATCCAAAGGTTTTGATCTCTATAggactaaaaatataataaagtttaACTACGGCTGCAGCGAAGCTGTAATCCCCTTCACATGGCAGCTGTGTACTCtatccgatgtgaacaattttttcaaagattgtATCGCTGCCTTGGGCAATAAcaaatgccaaatttcgtgatatCTGCTCAGATGCAAAAGTTATCCCtacaagaactagattttgatcgatcatgatttgtacggcagctataatAGTTCGCTCTgagaaatttcttcagatagTATTTCGTTATCTTGAGCAAAACTATGTGCAAatattcgtgaagatatctcttcaattAAAAGCGTGAatttcatcgttcagtttgcatgtcAGCtgacatatatgctatagtggtgcgaaATCAGCTTCTAAGAGAGataaaggacgtgtgcaaattGTCATatctatatctcaaaaactgagggactggttCATGTTCGAGTGTATACAGACGGAAATGGATAAATCGaaatcatttatatgtatatttattttataaggtCTCGGAGGTCTTTCCACGGGactgttaaaaacttcgtgacaaatttaaaataccatCTTCAGGGTATATTATTTATGATCTGGCAACGTTTTGTTGTCAAATGTCAAAATGTTTTTTGGCGCTTCCGTTCGTTAATATGTTTTATCGTAaagaatgcaaaaattaaatatttgtttttattgtgcaTGGTTATATTGTGTTGTTATCCATTATATataaaatggcagaagaaattATAATACATGAACCAACAAAAGCTGAGTGTGGTGAAATTAAAGCTATTGCTAAGGACACTGTGCATAGGATTTGCTCCGGCCAGGTATTATTTATAATAGTACTTTCAATGAAACACCCATAAACCGTTTCATTACGTAAATTAAAATGATCGCCTATTAGGTTGTGCTTACTCTAGCGGTGGCTGTGAAAGAACTTGTCGAAAACTCCATCGACGCCGGTGCATCGCTCATTGAAGTTAAACTTCGGGAACAAGGTTTAGAATCGTTGGAAGTTAGTGATAATGGTTGCGGAGTTCGGGAAAGTGATCTCGAAGCTATGAGTAAGGACGTGTCGATTTTTAGCTCAAGTTGATATTAAAACCGTTCTGATTGCAGCCGCCAAATACCATACATCAAAGATCAAAGACTTCGTTGATTTGCAAAACATTGAAACGTTTGGATTTCGCGGGGAAGCACTTAGTTCCCTTTGTGCTTTGTCTGATTTATTTGTGCTCACAAGGCATGCCTCGCAAGATGTTGGTGGGTCACATTCATGCTATTACCATAATGAACAACTTTAATTATACTTTGAGTTggattttacatatatgtaggtgtacGACTGGAACTCGATCATGAGGGTAAAATTAAAAAGCGCACCCCTTGCGCTCGTGGTGTAGGGACCACGGTTACATTAACAAATTTGTTTGTGACGCTACCTGTGAGGCGTCGCGATTTTACGCGTAACGTTCGCAAAGAGTTCAACAAAATGTGTCAAATATTACAGGCATACTGTTTAGTAGCGCGAGGTGTTCgtataatttgtaccaatcagaATGCGAAAGGTGCTAAAATGGTAGTTATGCAAACACACGGAAGTCAGGATGTTCTAGCAAATGTCGGTGCAGTTTTCGGGAATCGTCAAGCGTCCGAGCTTTTGCCTTTAAAGTCGATCTTTTGTGAGGACCAGCCTTTAACCGAAGAAGGCTTGCGTGCAGAATTGCAGTCAGAATTTGGAACGGATGATAACTTGCAAATTACACCCGAAGATGTGGATCAATTGAAATCCTCACATTTTAAGTTGGAAGGATATGTATCCAGCTGCAATCATGGTGCCGGCCGATCCTCCAAAGATCGccagtatttttatataaactcgAGACCATGTGAtccaaaaagtgtaaaattttccaTCACCTCCACCGTCAAATATTACTTTCATTACTTGTTTTCAGATATCAAAAATTGTGAATGACACTTATCATCGCTATAATAGCCATCAATAtccgtttatatttttaaacattgttACTTCTCGGTCGGACGTAGATGTAAATCTAACTCCAGATAAACGGCAGTTATTGATtcacaatgaaaaaatattgataatagcTATCAAAAAGGCATTGTTGAGTACCTACGCCAACTTACCATCTACATATAAACTTCAAAACTCTACTATAGTAAGCATGTTGGGAAATGACCGAGAAAATGCgcaaaatgaaaatgatgaaGACAAAATAACCACTGATGAGCCACTTGAGAATATGCCAATTAGCAGCTCACAACGTTTTATGGATGTATTATCGCAATGGAAGAAAACTGGCGACACAGTAGGCACAGCCCCACAGGTCTTTAAAAAGCGGAAATATCCAGACGAAGTAGAAGTGCGTACGTTAAAGTTAAGGAAAATACATGAGTATTTAGATAGAGAAAATCCAAGACATTGTGATATGCCTAAAGAGTTCAGAGTGCAGTCTGAGAGTGATGATGACGAAACTAGTCTACCAGCTAAGACAAATGTCTCAAATGTGGTATTGaatgaaaagaaattatttgacAATAGTTTACTTGATTTACAACGTCTAAGCAAAGAATCTCTAGGTCTGTAACGGAAACTAAAAAAATCATTgacttcatttatatttattagtttaaatGTTTTTTCGTATAGAATTTGACTCATTGACTGAGAAGACTGTGGAGCGCCTGGATTGTAAAGTTTTATCTAACAAGCCACAATTATTTTTGCACCTAGACGTTCCGGTTAAAGTTGATAATTTGATGGATTCGATGAATAAAAATGACGAAGATGAAGATGTGACGTGTTCTCAATTGTCAGCTACAAAAACTGTCGTGTTAGATGATAGTGTAATAGATGCTGAATCTACTAGCAAGTACTACTCTACTGGAGTTATGCGTATTACACTCCCAGAAATCGAGCGAAATATTAAAGCCGAGGAAAAGTTAAAGGCTGAAATTAAACAGTCTAATAAAGCCAAGCTGGAGCGCTTACGTTTCAAAAGTGAAATTCAGCCCAGCCAAAATCTAAAGGCAGAAGAGGAATTACAGCGTGAAATTAGCAAGGACACTTTCGCCAAAATGGAAATTTTGGGTCAATTTAATTTAGGTTTCATCATTGTCAAATTGGATACGGATCTTTTTATCATCGATCAACATGCCACTGACGAGAAATATAACTTCGAGATGTTGCAACGAACTACAGTTATGCAATCCCAACCATTGGCTGTACCGCAGCCACTCGAACTGACGGCGGCCAATGAGATGCTCTTGCTAGATCACCTGCCAGTGTTTGAGAAAAACGgtttcaaatttgaaataaatgaaagtgGTAAATAGTTTTGATCATATCACAGTAGGAAATGGTAAATAGTCAGatttctttgtaaattttgATTCAGCATTGCCTACTAAAAGAGTTAAATTACTGCGTAAACCCTCTAGCCAACGTTGGGAATTTGGCAAGGAGGATATTGACGAGTTACTCTTCATGCTTCAGGATGCTCCTCCAGGAAGTATGTGCCGACCATCACGAATACGCGACATGTTTGCATCGCGAGCTTGTCGCAAATCGATAATGATTGGTATGGCCTTAAAACGTGCTACGATGAAGAAATTAGTTACGCACATGGGAGAAATTGAACAACCTTGGGTAAGTCAAATTCAAAACCGAACGCAAACGTGAAGATATTAAagatttaacttaaataaattagtTCGTAATATATACCATaagtaaaacaagaaataataagaaacactattattatatgtatgcatatgctcAAAAGAGtttaaataacattaaattgaaattatttgcctTCATGTATATTCGATTTAAAACCATTCGCCACCAATTGTACAACCTGAGATGGGTCGCGACCTTTAGTTTCCGGTAAATAACGTTTGGTCAGTAAGAAAAGCAAAATGCAGACCAAGGAAAAAGGTATGAACACCAAAGAGCCCCATACTTCTTGTAGCGTTGGAAAGAGCATGCCCACGGTGAAATTACATACCCAAGAGGAAAGACTTCCGAGAGACATGGCCGCTGGGCGTGGAGCCACTTCGAAAAGTTCTGTCAAAATTTAAAGTAAGCTAATATGTTTATGCTTAATGATATGCATAATTGCTTACCTGATCCAATGAAAAATGGTATGGGACCCAAACCAAATTGGAAGAacaaaatgtaaagaaatatgCATGCGATGCAACCCATTGCAAACCAAGAGACATAGTCCTGAAATGAAAAACAGATAAGTTAGATAAGTCGTTTAATTAAACAAGAAGATCTAGTACTCACAATAAAGTAGAGTAACACTGCAAATGCCATCAAAAATACGCCACTAAAAAACGTTGAGAAAAGAAAAAGTGGACGACGATTGAAGCGTGCCATTAAATATGGTCCGAATAACGATATTGCCAAATTAAGGCTACCAGCACCTAAATTAGTCCACTCGGCAGCAGTTGCAGATAACCCAGCTTTCAGAAAAATAGACACCGAATAGAAGAAAATCTGGAAAATTAAGTATGTCaccaaacaaatataataaaataatgttacTGTTTATCAACACTTTACTCACAGCGTTAATACCGGATAATTGTTGTCCGCCTTGATAGGCACAAACTATGATTAATGGTAAGCGAAGCTTAGGATCGCTAAGAATGGCCTTGTAACTGCTGACTTGATTTTTAACATTCGCTTCAGCTTCCATCTCCAAAATCTCTCTATTAATCGCATTCTCATTAACGTTTCCTCGCAACTTTTCCAGTTGTTGTCGCGCGCCAACCTTATCACCTTTCATAATGTATAACCATTTCGGACTTTCTAGATAGTAGTTCATAGGTGCATAACATATTAACACTAGCACAATATAAAGGCTGATCGCGATGTGCCATTGATCAGCATTACCGAAGACGCTTCGTAAACTAAATACTTGTGCTATCACAACGCCGGCGGTTAGGCCCATTGGACAGAAGACACCTAAAACACCGCGCATTGATAGTGGTGCCACCTCTGACAGGTACATAGGCAAACATGCCGTCGTTAAACCTGATGCTAGGCCGGCCAGAAAACGGGCAATAATAAGCGCTTCCACCGAACGGAGCATGCGACAAGTGTAGAATAGCATAGCGGAGATGATAAAGATCACACCGCAGTATAGAAAACTGCTACGCCTGAAAAAAGTATGGAGATTGAAATTAATAcacttttattacttttgtgtaaggtaatttttattttaggctATTAAGaagcacaaaaatataaaatcgaaCGAATATGGTAACTGAATAAACTCAGTTATGCGTTTaaggaaacaaaatttaaaatttgagttGAAATTCTGATGTTcgttaacataaatatttgagttttagTACATTATTTTAGACATGAACGTTACCTTCCGAAACGGTTGGCCACTTTTGCTCCTGTAAGAGATCCTATTGC from Bactrocera tryoni isolate S06 chromosome 3, CSIRO_BtryS06_freeze2, whole genome shotgun sequence harbors:
- the LOC120771374 gene encoding DNA replication factor Cdt1 → MSQPSIASFFNTRKRVATDEVATIKSRRLTDDNASAVPSPTPSVAGIQNDDDDITAIKAAAMGIRTRSGRTIKRTGIQPTAEVPLKKPNKLEQTPLQQQKLVQFIKKGPMSPRKKATPIIEMQKKNEETPSANTAIKIANAFASKDNATNVLRGLKTPTKQIIKGSGVTPLKHDDLKGLVRKELNFDEVKTKLSRSAKLQELKASLSRIQDLEKTRKAQEDRNRRIRDGQSVSPLKKTTTLVQLKEFDTIELEVLTSPAKTFKTPTKIPPPTPDKNELMSPRHTDVSKRILFSPAKQGSPAKVVVPPAYQRFMSLAESSKAGQLPLPFKYRNLIEVFKGVDSVCAMFHNRKECITFKKLKPAVQRMLRKNFTETHLAQIKHVYPEAFIFSQMKMRNYGSVSKADYFQLVICPNVDGNSSEKVKSHILEENDAADNILNVAQTCVMNPQVMTDRLQRFTNTMLQRVLNEHEKFLHTLDPPIRIPKSKVTRWHPDFELENCPEIECAHLPQPPNVEKYSSARDILSTARNLFNCATPMERALERYEAKMEATRVAEENANNASKVTSTTDTKGTTHESKDRLATTIKSAALATVTTETSAIKTTPAPAEAYQNPVVTGNDVTSNLLKGVPKSLLEKIRAKQAAKALDAMTRRPSQDQEATMYSRLPELARHLRNVFITERKGVLMLEIVIKKIQNSYRACLTAQELEAHLKLMAKEVSAWVSFHEVRKTMYLKIAREMELKKVIAKLEEVANEKSK
- the LOC120770439 gene encoding solute carrier family 2, facilitated glucose transporter member 1-like isoform X3 gives rise to the protein MDNDEMDLEYVEAEDDEDAGEEGMESDNEEETTNASKTKEVYLPGKPLEDGEELVCDESAYIMLHQASTGAPCLSFDIVPDELGAGREKFPLTAYMVAGTQAARTHVNNLIVMKMSNLHKTQEGRWSKQLAFVGYGATIGSAIPSGYCIGVMNSPAEFMRDWCNQTLIERYGWELGEMGINILWSTIVSIFLVGGAIGSLTGAKVANRFGRRSSFLYCGVIFIISAMLFYTCRMLRSVEALIIARFLAGLASGLTTACLPMYLSEVAPLSMRGVLGVFCPMGLTAGVVIAQVFSLRSVFGNADQWHIAISLYIVLVLICYAPMNYYLESPKWLYIMKGDKVGARQQLEKLRGNVNENAINREILEMEAEANVKNQVSSYKAILSDPKLRLPLIIVCAYQGGQQLSGINAIFFYSVSIFLKAGLSATAAEWTNLGAGSLNLAISLFGPYLMARFNRRPLFLFSTFFSGVFLMAFAVLLYFIDYVSWFAMGCIACIFLYILFFQFGLGPIPFFIGSELFEVAPRPAAMSLGSLSSWVCNFTVGMLFPTLQEVWGSLVFIPFSLVCILLFLLTKRYLPETKGRDPSQVVQLVANGFKSNIHEGK
- the LOC120770439 gene encoding solute carrier family 2, facilitated glucose transporter member 1-like isoform X1; translation: MSASLCEEGTYKIAAPENKQAIKPNEEERLVDQQQDKAGRWSKQLAFVGYGATIGSAIPSGYCIGVMNSPAEFMRDWCNQTLIERYGWELGEMGINILWSTIVSIFLVGGAIGSLTGAKVANRFGRRSSFLYCGVIFIISAMLFYTCRMLRSVEALIIARFLAGLASGLTTACLPMYLSEVAPLSMRGVLGVFCPMGLTAGVVIAQVFSLRSVFGNADQWHIAISLYIVLVLICYAPMNYYLESPKWLYIMKGDKVGARQQLEKLRGNVNENAINREILEMEAEANVKNQVSSYKAILSDPKLRLPLIIVCAYQGGQQLSGINAIFFYSVSIFLKAGLSATAAEWTNLGAGSLNLAISLFGPYLMARFNRRPLFLFSTFFSGVFLMAFAVLLYFIDYVSWFAMGCIACIFLYILFFQFGLGPIPFFIGSELFEVAPRPAAMSLGSLSSWVCNFTVGMLFPTLQEVWGSLVFIPFSLVCILLFLLTKRYLPETKGRDPSQVVQLVANGFKSNIHEGK
- the LOC120770438 gene encoding mismatch repair endonuclease PMS2 encodes the protein MAEEIIIHEPTKAECGEIKAIAKDTVHRICSGQVVLTLAVAVKELVENSIDAGASLIEVKLREQGLESLEVSDNGCGVRESDLEAMTAKYHTSKIKDFVDLQNIETFGFRGEALSSLCALSDLFVLTRHASQDVGVRLELDHEGKIKKRTPCARGVGTTVTLTNLFVTLPVRRRDFTRNVRKEFNKMCQILQAYCLVARGVRIICTNQNAKGAKMVVMQTHGSQDVLANVGAVFGNRQASELLPLKSIFCEDQPLTEEGLRAELQSEFGTDDNLQITPEDVDQLKSSHFKLEGYVSSCNHGAGRSSKDRQYFYINSRPCDPKSISKIVNDTYHRYNSHQYPFIFLNIVTSRSDVDVNLTPDKRQLLIHNEKILIIAIKKALLSTYANLPSTYKLQNSTIVSMLGNDRENAQNENDEDKITTDEPLENMPISSSQRFMDVLSQWKKTGDTVGTAPQVFKKRKYPDEVEVRTLKLRKIHEYLDRENPRHCDMPKEFRVQSESDDDETSLPAKTNVSNVVLNEKKLFDNSLLDLQRLSKESLEFDSLTEKTVERLDCKVLSNKPQLFLHLDVPVKVDNLMDSMNKNDEDEDVTCSQLSATKTVVLDDSVIDAESTSKYYSTGVMRITLPEIERNIKAEEKLKAEIKQSNKAKLERLRFKSEIQPSQNLKAEEELQREISKDTFAKMEILGQFNLGFIIVKLDTDLFIIDQHATDEKYNFEMLQRTTVMQSQPLAVPQPLELTAANEMLLLDHLPVFEKNGFKFEINESALPTKRVKLLRKPSSQRWEFGKEDIDELLFMLQDAPPGSMCRPSRIRDMFASRACRKSIMIGMALKRATMKKLVTHMGEIEQPWNCPHGRPTMRHLINIAMLEDDVEIDDTQTVT